In Halobaculum rubrum, the following are encoded in one genomic region:
- the bcp gene encoding thioredoxin-dependent thiol peroxidase translates to MLDPGTEAPAFSLPDHVDREVSLAEFEGRRVVLYFYPRADTPGCTTEACGFRDAYDEFEEREAAILGVSDDPVDDLKAFARKHDLPFPLLSDEDGTVSDAYDSYGEKNLFGDVVEGVFRNTYLIGPDGRIERVYEGVSPEDHAEELLADIDELRDGDADS, encoded by the coding sequence ATGCTCGACCCAGGCACCGAGGCGCCCGCCTTCTCGCTTCCAGACCACGTCGATCGCGAGGTATCGCTCGCGGAGTTCGAAGGACGCCGCGTCGTCCTGTACTTCTACCCCAGAGCCGACACTCCGGGCTGTACGACCGAGGCGTGCGGGTTTCGCGACGCCTACGACGAGTTCGAGGAGCGCGAGGCGGCGATCCTCGGCGTGAGCGACGACCCCGTCGATGACCTGAAAGCGTTCGCCCGGAAGCACGACCTCCCGTTCCCGCTGTTGTCCGACGAGGACGGCACCGTCTCCGACGCCTACGACTCCTACGGCGAGAAGAACCTCTTCGGCGACGTCGTCGAGGGCGTCTTCCGCAACACGTATCTCATCGGCCCCGACGGTCGGATCGAGCGCGTCTACGAGGGCGTCTCCCCCGAGGACCACGCCGAGGAACTGTTGGCGGACATCGACGAGCTCCGTGACGGCGACGCCGACTCGTAG